The genome window CTTCATTGACCATCCATGATTGTAGCCTAGcggaaaagaaatgaaaagaagaaaaattttgcTGCTGAATGAGTCAAATTCGTTTCATCTTCAGTTTCTGAAGTGGGACTGACTCAATGTCCAGCTCCTCTGTTTCAATGTGAATGTTGTATAATTTGATTTGTACGAGCAACATAATCATCATTCTTtatgtagtatttttttttttgaaaggcaTTCTTTATGTAGTATAAAGGTTGAGAAATTCGAATGGCAATTTTTCATAGCTCCATTGTCTGCGGACCCCAAAATGCTTGAGAAAggctaaaaaaatttgagagttTTACAACTTCTGCACTTTCAAAAACCTGTCAAAGAATTTCTTCACTTTTAAATACTGATAATTGATgggcaaaattataaaattctaaTAACATTTTAAAGTGGAAATGTTTCCCACAATGTCACCAACGCTAGATGAGTTGCCTTGTAATAATTCTATTACCGGTCAACAGTTGTGCAGCAGCAGCCATAATTTTATTCCAAAAGGAACGGAGGACCGAATGACTGTGTGTGAAGGTAAAAAAGGTGATAAAATTGGGCTATTTATGAGGTCCCTGTAGCAACTGATAGAGAGTAATGGTCGGAAATATTTGCGTAGTGGGTTAATCTGCATAAAGGTTGAAACCTACATGCGACTGATAGTGTGTAAAAGTTGCATGGTTGACTTCTAGGTCAGCATGTCAGTTTGAGTGATATCACATCAGAAATCTCTCAGGCTCCGATTCACCTCAGTAGGTCAAGCCCAATGGCCTCAATTCTTTTGGCCTCAGCAGCCACCTTGACCTGTCTTCTTCCTTGTCTCAGCCTCATCACTTGCGCTACCCTTCTAGTTGTAGATTTGTTCTTGGAACCTTAGAGCACTTACAGCAGTAGTGCTATATTGCTACATTTTAGCTTTTTAGACACTAAAAACTTGCTGCAggagtggagctaaatctaaaaattttagctctattgctacagtgcacatctatctatagatgtgcactgttcatgagagcaaaaaaaaaaaaaaaaaaaaaaaaaaaatttagtctgccttgctcctttttttattctttcttttcacaccgtgcctctctctctctctctctctctctcattcactctcatctcatctctgaAGCTCATCTCTCTAaagctcactctctcaactccaGTCTCTCAACTCCGGTCTAAAGCTCATCGAAGCTTACCCACGCCACCTTCAATCATACACACCTAAACCTCTTATCTCTTCCTCACTTTCAGATTATCTCTCCgtttccttttctcttctttctttctctcattctctcttcttccttttctcttttcttcagaTCGGCATTGGGTTTGTGTAGTGGTGGACGGGTTGTGCAATGGGTTTATGCCGTGGGtttgtgtggtggtgggtttttgtAGTGGTGGACTAGGGTTGTACAATGGATTTGTGCAATTGGGGTTGGTGTGGTGGATGGCCATGGGTGGTGAATCGTGGAGACTTGGTGGTTGCTGGGTTTGGTGTTGGCTAGATTTCAGTTCCAATATTGAATCGATGTGGGTCCCTTCGGTGGTGGCTGGGTTTGAATCGGTGGTGGCTATGGGTTGTTGAATTGGTGTGGGTTGGGTTTGAATCGTTAGTTTTGGGTTCATCTGATTTGAGTTTATTTGTTGGTTTTAGGTGATTTTGgaatgtgtttgtgtttattttgggttggtggttttttttttttttttttttttcctgctttggactggtggtggtgatagtggtggtggttgtggctgtggctgatggtagagaTGGTTGTGGTTGGTACTTTGGatgtttttttgggtagtgggatatattattttattgtagtgattatattattttattgtgatatttatattattttattgtgttgaaagctaaaatagatcaaCTGCTGCAGCATATatgtaggtaaaataaataaagtaatttttggtggtgctaaatagctaaaattatagatccactgctgtggatgctcttcgTAAGGCAAAACTTCATTTTCCACTTCTCCAAGTTCGGATTTGGGCAAGTGAAAAATGAGAGGGACTATCGTGGTGTGTCATTTGtgacaagattaaaaaaagtgtatcaaatcaattacattGGTCTAATCAACATCTAGTTAGGTTGGTCATGTAAGTGTATCAGTCAATTTAGTAATCCTCAAAAAAAGTTGTTAACCCTTTTAACACCAATCTTACTTGATGAGTAAGTTATGCAATCAGAGCAAAACTTCATTATCCACTTCTTAGGGTTCGagtttggaaaagtgaaaaATGAGAGGGATTATTGTGGGGTGCCATTCCTGACAAGATAAAAAAACATGTATCAAATCAATTATATTGGTCCAATCAACATCTACTTAGGTTGGCCATGTAAGTGTATATGTCAATTTAGTAATCCTAAAAAAGAGTTGTTGACCCTTTTGTCACCAACCTTACTTGATGAGTAAGGTATGCAATTAGGGGTATTGCTACCACTAATctcatctctcttcttctcctacTGGTTTATTGGCTTAATCATTGTAAGCTCTTTGGCCAACTCAtcatgatgttttttattttaataattatataggGTAATAATAAAAGACAACGTAAAGTGTCAGTTAAGAAATTGTTTTATGTCAGAATTTTGACTGGTTTTATAAGGTGTAGAGTCAATGGAGTTAACTTTTTGACTTCTACTTATCACTTCAGCCAAATTTTCAGCCCCGGTTATCaatttatgtcaatttttttttagccctCACAATAACTCGTCATTTAACGGGCATCAATATGTATTGGGTTTTAGAGGGTATGAACTGAAAATGTTAGCCTCAATCAATTTACATAGGAGCAAGTATTCGTCGTTGGACCAGGCATCATCAGTGGTCACCACTTGAAGCCCCGGCTGCAAGACTAGCAATAATGAGGTATGTTAAAGCGGTTAACCAAGAGATGCTCTCAACGTTCTTCAAGCTATTCATGTAGTTATTTACCGTTGCTTGAGCTGCTCAAAGTTCATCGATCCTAGCTAGATACAAAAGCAAGCTCTTATGTCCATCACCAGCGGTACTTACTACTTATTACTCAAACATTAATTCTTAGGTCGGTCAAGGCTGCAAAAACTTGGCCTGGATGCGTGtttcaaaattgattttggGTGCTGTCAACAGGTGCTCTTAGATTTTTAAggcttatttttcttttgtccttAAAGATCAAGATATCCCTCGCGCTGTCATTAAACATTGATGCCTCTTGAGTGCTTTTGCTTCTGCTTTCTGGTTTAACATGGCTGGTTGCTTCGTTGGGTTCTAGTTTCTCAGTGACAGTTGATAGTTGTGTTGTTTGTGACGAGTCCAATGTCCCTGATAGATTCTTGGGCCTCATCATAAAACAAGTTAGTGAAGGGCAAAACCAATGACCTCTCCACTTAGTAAAATGGAGGAAAGAACTAGTTGGATTGGAAGTCCAGGGTTAAGTTCCCACATTAAGAAGGTTATTACAAGATTAATTATGTTTACCAGGAACTGCAAATTAAGAGAGGACGCAATTTATTCAAATGATCAACAAACTGGTTGATTTTCTCAAGGTCCAACAGTACTCCTACTTCATATTAATTAACTAACTAAGACGTAATGTCCTAGACCACAAACTTGTAGGGTCAAAAGGAACTATCAAGAGAAATCTATACCAGTTGATGTAGGGTTACAAGGAACAATCAAGAGGAAATCTACAAGTGATGTTCCGCATGATGTGCTGGTATGTCATAATTTCGATCATTACCAGTCAATTTGTTGGAAATTTTCTATATGGTTCATGTGCAATACACATATTatgatatataataataacCTTTAGAGGTTTGGTTTAATTATATTACATGTcattaagaggaaaaaaatcaaGAGTCACAATTTTTAAGAATAGTATATTAGAAATGAAAACATATTATTTAGGATATTCAccattatttaattatttcgAGTAAATTATACTcacaatctttttcttttaatttttattcttgattCCATGTGTTAGGTACTAAAATTTGTTGCTAGATTCTCACATCTCAAATGAGGGTAAATTACCACAAGGGTATCGGATCCTATTAGCATTTCCACTATAATTTGATTGTCAGTTGCATGAATCGATAACTGTtcaatttgttataaaattcgATGTTGCAATTCGTTAATGATGGATAGTAGATATGAGAATTTATAATAACCTACCAACTTAgcaattgtgaaatttattggaGTTGTGTCGGGCATTATTGTTAAAGGAGCATGCCATATGGTATGAGGTTAGATTATTTATACCAAATAATTAAACAGGAAGCTCAACAAAAGAGTAagataaaaatttctaattttgtgctaaaagTACTAAATTACATCTCAAATTTACTCCAGTTTAATTCTAGACTAAcccatataaaattatttcaaaccCATTTCAAGGTAATCCAAATTCTCTTAGGTTCTAACATTTAATTTGTTGATAGTAGtttatttaaactttttggCTGCTGACTGATCAGTTGATTTATATAATGACTGAATTTactcaatatatataataaccgaatttttctttcttcaaagAATATGATAAACATCTAAACAGAAATCATGTCacaaaataaaagtatataaataattcccttctctttcttaataaaataaagtaatctAGAATTAAAAATTTGCACATTCTACCAAATTAATGAgaatctttaaaattttttttgtatgagttgacaaaaattctaaaatggaTATAGCTATTATTAAACTAAGGTACAAATGTTTCATATTAATCTAATTATAGTTGTTTttagaatgaaaaatatttttactaaaatttatgGCTTAATAGATTATTCCAATTACTCAAGAAACAAATCTGAAACCCATTATTCAAAATGACTATagttatttagttattattaatattttcaatttttttgtaactttttttctAAGACAACTTAGTACAtcattgttatatatatataattaaattctcGAGGCATGTGAGACGAAATTTAAGTTCATTCTTGaagattttaagttttaaacacTTTGaacattagaatttttttcttgaattattaaacattagaattagaaaattgaaacaaaaaaaaacttaagcaCAGAAAGCACCAGTGCGGTGTCTACTCACcatatcaaaaatcaaaataagagGATTTTTTTCCTTGCAACAAGTGAGAAAGGGATTCAAATACAATTTCTTCTTGGGAAAATTGGATAATATCATTGAGTTACAAAAGTCTTTAAAAAAACAAGATGTTTtgttaacccaaaaaaaaaaaccattttacttttatctaGGATTATGTGATCGTTGATAAAAGTCTCATGCATGatgtattttgacaaatttgtGATATTTATCGACGGTCTTTTGTCTTAATTTTGACAGCTACCGACACTCAATAAAGATGCAAAGTAGTCTATAACGAGAAAATATTCTAAGAACAACATACACATACACTTCGATAAGCTAGCTAGGTTAAAAAAACTCTTTTCCTTGTTTTCATGAGACACGAGAGACTCCATTTGGTCTTTGAAACATATAAGTTCTTCCAAAAATATCACGAGCCCTACATTATTGTCATTGTTTAAAAGGTAGAATATAAGATTATGgaaagtcttaaaaaaaaaattggttccATTTTTGGCACGttattttcaaggaaaaaaatgcTAGAACTAGGAAAATTAATAACAGCTTATTCATCTCATGTTTTGTGGATTCTTCAATGATATATTTTGGCTAGCTACATTGCGAACACATTCACAACCCCATCCATAAACATTTACACCCAAttattaaaatcaatttaaccCTAAAGTCTTGGATATagtatttcttaaaaaaaaaaaatcatggataTAGTACAATCCCATATCAATTTTATATGCATAAGaatgatattccgggcagaaTATAGAGGTAATATAGCATGCACTAAGTCAGTTTTAATATAGGGAGATGTTTAAGATAATAtgaattaaatacaaaaattgtggGTTCTAGGttcaaaacctctctctctctatctaccTATCAatctgtttatatatatatatatatagagagagagagagagagagagagtaacagtCACCTAGCCTTTGGTAGTCAACAACTATTTGCCTAAAGGGAAATTAATGTGTTGTTGTGCACAATGTTTCACACAATATCCATATTTTCATATCAAATGTCCATATTTCACATATGATGTAAAAGAGTGAATATATTGTTAGATGTGAAACAATTAAAGAATTCAATTAAATGAACCACACCAGACCACCTCAGAGTGGGAAAGACCCCCAATTAGCAggaagaaaaatgtaaaaagacaAAAGCTAATATGATTAATCTCTGAGTCTAGAAAATAATAAGCCAATGCACAATGCAGCATGAATGCACTGGGAAGTTTGAAGCAACACAGTATCCATCTAAGGGAAATAGTAAAATGTCTAATCTCTGGAAATTGTCGGACAAAGTTGAAATTTAACAACTAAGCAAAATATGTGGggtggggggggtgggggggggggaaagAATCGAATTGCTGCAGGGCCACAGATGGAAGTGATTACTTACTAGCTTTCAAGAGACAAGATGCCACCTTTGTAGAAAAGATGTTATACAATAAAGAAATAGATTAAAAGTAGATCATAATAGGAATGAAGTCCTAACATGTCCATGTACTTTTAATCATTGAAGTGTAGTTCAAAGAACCAAATTAATTGGTGATCATCATCATTATATCCATAAAAATCTCAAGCACAGTACTGCTGGACATGGTCCACACAATGATAACCCCCAAGTTGTACAAAATGCTACTATTTAAagccatatatatatgtacctacatattttcatttatggTAGCAAATTAAAGGCAGATGCCAGTCAAATTTGCATCTCAAATAACCATACATTGGGGGACGCTTCAACTAGACAAGCAAGCAAATAAACTTGGCTTCCCAACTCCCAAGCAAGaaatttgagaagaagaagaagggaaatgAACTAACTAGGAAATTTGGTTCTGCATGAAATTCAACAAAGAAAGGTGGGATGCAATATTTTGAGTAGAAAGGAACATCCAATCAAGATAATAGGGCTTAATTCCTAGGATTCACACCAAGAAGAACAAAAGAACATGgcaaatgatgaagaagatcTAACAATAACATATTTcataaaaagaagaggaagatgtaACAATAACAAGTAGAAGGCAAGTAGTGAAGAAGATCTAACAAAATAAGCGAAATACCAAGTCTTTGCTTAACCCTAACAAAAAATAactctatttatctatttagtttttattggaCATGATATCAATATAGAAATGTTCTCTGGTGATGAAAAGAAAGATGCTAATTTGGAACAGGGTAGTCCCTTCTTTCCGGTGCAGAGAACCAGAGGTGGGCTAGGGTTTCAAGGAGATAGCATCCATGTCATAAATTCATAATCAAGACAAAAAAACTATActtgtttatttattcttaCCTATGTCACTTGTTGAATCACTCCCACTCTTCTCCATTTCTCTGGTGCCAATGACAGatagacagagagagagagaagtggagGGAGAGTAACTTTAACGCTTGCTTGAGGTCTGTTTGTTCTGGTTGTTGCCTCGAAAAGGAGCTTTTTTGCAGAGCAGCGCACGTGTGACCCAATATCCAATGTTTCATCTGTCTGCCTTCATAATGAGGATCATGAACCCATCATGAACCCTAATTTgtcagacacacacacacaaaaagggAGAGACCTAAACCCAAAACCTCCCTCCACCTTAAAAACAGTCACTAACTCAAATGAACTTACCATGatctcaaaaataataataataacaacaataaagttTGTGGGAGTATGGGAAGTGAAAAAGAAGGTTAAGTGTAATGAAGgtttttgagggaaaaaaaaaaaaaaggatcataACCGTGTGTTTTTAGAACTAAGTAGTAAGAAATTGTccctccaaaagaaaaaaaaaaaaaaaaaaagtaagaaattgataataattttttagaaaatataaaatgaaacaatATATATAGATCCAAAAAATTACggttcattttttaaaattttccttcagTTATTTTTAAAGGGTTTGGATCGTGTAACCGAATCTAAAACTTACAGTCTTACAgtcaaaagaaatgaaaaacacacacacacacactcgaAAAATATAGaaggctttctttttcttctgcaAAGGCCAAAGAGTGACTGAATAGGTTATCAGACAAGTTACCAGAACTGCAACAAGGAAATGAATAaagactagagagagagagagagagagagatgtattGCCATCTTCCAATATAGTACTACCGCTACTTCATCTTTAAGCTACCTGTACTTGGAGGAGAACTAGCTAGCTAGAGGAACAACTCTGATAAAAATCAACCCACGAACAATTCACGAATTTACATCCTTCTTCAACCAAAGACCGGTCGAGGAATAATAATACCATaattaaaatcttaattaaacataactaatttataaaaagaagaatCAAAGTTGGATGATTGAAAActagtaacaaaaaaaaaaggagagaaattaaaattaaaattaaaaacaacaagttttggtttttttttttttggtttatcagTAAGGAGATCGACCCGCCGAGCCACCCCAGAAGGCTTCGGTTGGTAATTGGCATGAATTTAGAAGATTTTGTGGCATCCCATGAAAAAGAGTTGTATTAGGATCTGGCAATAGTTGCTGCTGTTGTTGATTTTGCTGTTGTTGCTGCTggggttgttgttgttgaccAACCATTCCTGGGGATCCAAGAGACCCACTTCCTTGAATTGGAACCTGTGGCTCTTCTTCCTCTAAAGGAAGCCTTTCATAAGCTGCATTACCAAATGAAGCGGCCATTATTACCACTGGCCCAGAAGCCAAAAGTGGACCAACTACACTCCCACCGACTACTTGGCCTTGACCTCCGGCTAAGTAAATGGTTAATCCTGATGCTGCTGGTGGCGCTGGTGGTGGTAGAAATGAACCAGACAATGATAAAATCTCAAATCTTCCATGTAAAGTAACAACCGCACCAGGTGAAGCTGGTTGCCTTAGTGTCACATTAGTAACAGTGCCACTTCCACTCAAAATGCAAACCCCTCTTTGTCTCCGCCTAGCGAAAGTGGAAATGCTCTCCATGATATCACAACTGTTGGAGACTTCAATGACATGGGAACGGAGCGCGTTTGCGCTATCCCTGGTGATTATGATAGGGGGTTTCGGCTTGTTTTTCGACCCGGAGGGTCTTCCACGAGGCCTTCTTGTCATCTCACCTTCTCCTCCGCCggctgaacctatttctttgCCTTCAGAATCTGTagtgttgttgatgttgttttCGTCGCGATCTCTTTTCTGGCCGCGGTTTAGGCCTCCGTTGCCGCTTTGTTCTTCTTCAGAATTTTGCTGTTGTTGGTGGTGTTGGAATTGAGGGTGTAGGTGAAGATCTCTTGAAAGGAAAGGTGGAGGAAGAGGACGACCATGTGCTGTTACAGGATccattagcttttttttttttttttgcctcaaACCCTGATGAGCTATCAAGTTtacaaattgagagagaaagagaggttaTATTCTGGGCTTTCTCTATTTACtgcctttctttctttttttggtgttttgatgAATCAAAGCTACTAACCTTCACCAGGAAAGAATAAAAGGAAAGGCTTTTTGGCATATATACCCACCAAATTTTGCAGCTGAAATAGCTGAACAATTAGCcatctttcttctctttatAATACCCCTTGTTTGAGGTTTTGTTTCTCATAGGTGGTTTTCAAAGTCTATCCGATGAATGAAGCTTAAAGATGTTGGTTAAGggtttggagagagaaaaatgaagaactaGTAAAAGGGTAAGAAGAGAGTTATTAGAGTGTTAGTGTGTTTGGGTTTGGAGTGGGGtggggtgggtttttttttttttttttttttttggtcttagCCTTTTGGGTAATAGTGTAGGGGTGTTGGGTTAGGGTTAGGTCTAAGGAATCGGATCGATGATGGGTTTGGTTCTGGTAAGACAGCGTGCGCATGGGCGGTGGGGTGGGCCCCACCTaccttcctttctctctccctctctctattGGGGGCCCCAACATAccatgttctctctctctctctaacatgTACATGCCCATGTCTAGCTAGCATGAAAAGCCTGCAGGTTATAAAGAACATATTGTTATGCTCCATTCATTTGCTTGCTCAAAACCTCACTCTTTAGTCTTTAATTTCCTCAGACTTGACCTCATTTTCCTCCCATAAAAATCTCTTGTCTTGAAAATGACTGCTTCTGGTTCCAGAAAGTATTGCATATTAAACAAACTTGCTAAAAACTTTCTACTTTAATAACCTcaataaatttgtttgatttagAGGAACAAAGACAAGCCCATTAATCTTCTGATCattgtcttaactcttaaaaaagATTTGTCTTGCTTTTAGTGTTTCATCGTCCAAACCATAATTGTTTCACACATTTGATGACAGTGTAAAAATATGTCTCTGCAAATAAAATATTCAGAACTTTTTTGAACTCATTCTGACATTTCTGAATACTATTAATATCgatctatttatttttagaagcttttcatgctttacatttaaaatttgtgCAGTTAAGCAGCTCCATAAAATTAGTCAGGCTCCAATTCAAAGCCT of Quercus lobata isolate SW786 chromosome 8, ValleyOak3.0 Primary Assembly, whole genome shotgun sequence contains these proteins:
- the LOC115957905 gene encoding AT-hook motif nuclear-localized protein 22-like yields the protein MDPVTAHGRPLPPPFLSRDLHLHPQFQHHQQQQNSEEEQSGNGGLNRGQKRDRDENNINNTTDSEGKEIGSAGGGEGEMTRRPRGRPSGSKNKPKPPIIITRDSANALRSHVIEVSNSCDIMESISTFARRRQRGVCILSGSGTVTNVTLRQPASPGAVVTLHGRFEILSLSGSFLPPPAPPAASGLTIYLAGGQGQVVGGSVVGPLLASGPVVIMAASFGNAAYERLPLEEEEPQVPIQGSGSLGSPGMVGQQQQPQQQQQQNQQQQQLLPDPNTTLFHGMPQNLLNSCQLPTEAFWGGSAGRSPY